GCAGCACTGCACATGTAAAGTGAGCACACCCTGTACTTCAGAACTGGAAAGAACCGTGTGCTGCAATACAACGTCCAGAATCAGATCAGCAGGAATACTTGGGTTTGAGTACACAGTTGCTCATTTAGTCCTTTTATGTATGGATGATTAATTTGTATCTTTTCGGTTTACTGTATTTTCTATTTGCCGTACATTTGTATTTGGTATTTTTTTATGGTTACAATGATTCCTTCCAACTGTCCAACACAATCCTGGAGACTTTTTTGTAAATAAGCTAGTCGCTGTTGCCAGGTAAGAATTCCTGGCAGCCAGGTTCCATGTGAAGTGTGGGCTTTAGGCCTCGGGGTCTGAGAGGGGCTGCATCTGTATCAGTCTCCCATCATGGTGTCATGCTAAATAATGGCAGGCTTAGCGTTTGTTGTTTGCCAGACTTCCAGTGCTAAAGCGCTCGATGCAGCTTTCAGTGCAGCTCACCAAAGTCCAGGGAAGGTTAAACAGTGATCAGGACTCTGGTCTGGCCTGTCTGATCCCACCGCTACCCCAGACGTCTCCCCCAGGTGACAAAGCTTATACAATAGCCCGGACCATGTGACTGTGAAGGTGGCTGTGTCAGCAggcgcatgtgcatgtgtgtgtgtgcgtgtttctgtgtgtgtgtgtgcgtgtgccctTTGTACTGCCTGCTATGTGGAGTGGTACGTAACTAAAGGTCAGAGGAGAGCTGGAACACGGGGCTCCAGCAGGGAGAGCTCTGGCCAAAGGCCACCTGAGCAGCCTGTTCCAGACGCTGTGTCCCCTGCTGAAGGCGAGGGCCCCCCGGACCCCCTGGCCATGCGCCCCGCGGTGCAGCGCTGTGCTGTTTGACAGGCGCTCCGCATGTCAGCTTCCTGCCTGCTGGTGGTCCTGTAGCGCTTGAGAAAAACTGGGCTGGACACATCTGCCCCGAGTTTCTTCTCCACATGACCCAGGAGCTCTGGGACTACACGTACTAGGTCTTACTATGTTTACAGAGAGCTGGTCTGAGGTCAGTTATGGCCACACACCACATAACCCTTTTATGATCACGACTAATCCTGTGTCAGACATTTTACTCAGAGGAGGTTGTAGTTTATGCCTCATTAgctccacccatctccacccagccccaccagctccacactgctcacacacacacacacacacacacacacacacacacacacacacacacaatccgtGTGTAGCCTGATTAAGGGGAGAGCTGTGATAGGTGGGCTATGCACTACAGACTGCTCATGCGCTGGAcaggtggggtgggaggggacgGTGTGTGTCCAGCCTGATCGTGAGTGTTTGAAAGCCTCCTCTGTCCCGTCCGGGCCACCCAGGCTGACTGGGCTTGGCTGAGTGCCCCTGTCCTGCTGTGTGACTGCAGAGGGCAGAACCTTGTGGCAGGCTGAACCAGCCCTACAGACTCACCTGCCCTACAGGACATGTCATCTAGAACCTTGTGGTGTTGGGTCAGCACATTGATGGATGTCCTCACAGCACAGAGGAAATTCAAGTCAAGTCAGGTTTGATAGTTTCTCCTCTGTATAGCGTGCTGGAATGAGATGTGATGGTGGAACACAaaacaatagaaaaacatacaATTCACAAGACAACCAGCAGAACAGTTTGGAAATGGATACCTAGAGTCTgtgcttgctctctctctctctcacacacacacacacacacaccacaggaacATGTCACCACAGCTCAGTTTCAACACCACATCCTTGCAGCACCTGTGTGTTCCTGTAGTTTCATTACTTTATGAATGAGAGCCCAACAACAGCCACGTTCCACAAACACATCGCGAGGcgttattattatcatcatcattagTTGGAGCTCCGTTACATCATCTGAACGATGTTCCTCGAAaacttgtctctctctcttataaAGACACGAGCAGAtagcacacgcgcgcgcgcacacgcccATACACGCGCACGGGAGTCACGTAGCTCTGCTTACGCGTGTGCGCTGACGCAGTCTCCATGAGTCACTCCGACACCAGATCTGACTTCCTGCATTGTTTGCGTCCTTTTACGTTTATGACGTGTGGAGTGTCCCACTGGCCCGAGACTCAGACACGCAGGCGAAGCACAAGAGCGTGGACCCGCTAGCCGCCGCGCGCTGTTGCAGCCGCGCGCGCTCCATTCCTGGAGCCGCGAGCACCTTCACCACTAAAGACCGTTAAATATCTCCGTGGATTGGTGGGGAAACGTGTCTGACTCTCGTATCGCAAAACCACGCCTGCTGTTTTAGCAGCGCGTCTCAATCTTTCTGATGATGAAAGGCTCTTTTAAGTACCAGCCCGAGGACCTTACCGCACGCGAATCCCCCAGCCTAGAATGAATAGAGCGATTCATTTGTCCTCTGTTGGTTATTATACATTATTGAAATCCAGCAGACATATTAGGTCTTCTGTCAAACAAGTTATATCAAATAAACTTTTTTACTGCCGTACCCATGGCAACATTATGATGACGGAAACAAAAGTTGGCTTTTAGAAGCAGACTAGCGAATTTGATCTCAAATATACATGAACAAAAAGCGTATTTCACGCTTGCACAAAGGCATGGAAAGGAGATTGAAACAAAATCTTAAAATGCAAAATTAATTAGGCAATAAAACAGCATTTTAAAAGCAAATTCTAACACAGCAATCTAGGTAGCTCACGAGTCAAGGTGTAGTGTTTCCTATGTATATTTACACCGTGCCTCCTCTTTAAATGTCTTATTTGTGCATGAAACTGGGCAAGATGCAAACTGGTCAGTCTAGAGACCGGTCTCTGGGTCAGTCACATACATCATACGTTACTTTATCATGTTCTTACGTTTGGAACATTTTGAAAACTAGCGCCACTAGAGGGCGATACATGCTGCTGTAAATGTTGGTTGGCCCAGATCCAAGTTCTCATTGCTAACGGTTGTGCAATTCCAATGGCCACATGATTTCAATCATTTTTAGCGTACTTTGTAATCTTAGTAAGCGTTTAGGCCTTTTTTCAAGGGAAGTATCatctgctcccccccccccccccccccccccatcacacacagcgGAGTCTTTTTCCTGTTCAAAATGTATTCCTCTGTGTTATACGTCTGAAAAAAGCAGTAAAATTGCTCCACGGTTGTGTCGCCGGTTTGTACACGGCGTCAAAGCCCAGTTAGTGTAACTGCACTGATCTAATTGTCGCGGTCGTACTCGGTGATCCGGAGATGATACCAGGAAACCGTAAAGCAGATGTGTTGTTTGTAGCGCTTTTCTCTGCGGGAGCGCTCGTACGGCGCCGCGAGCGCACAGCACGCGCTCCAGATGTCGGCCACGTGTGCGCGGCGGGGTCGACGAGTGCACGCGCGCTCTCGTGCAGGGGTCTTTACGCGAACAATTAACGGCGGAGTGGGACGAGCACGCGCAAACACGTTCCAGACGTTTCTGGGGAGACGCAGACAGGGGTTAAAAGTGCGGAGGAAATCCCTTCTGTGGATGACAGGGCGGGTCTGTCTGCTCTAATCTTGTTATCCCCGTCTTATAAGACGCAAGCTGTAACCGTCAACAGCACATCAATCTTGCCTGCTGCGTCTACCATCTTTCTTAGCctgacaaacacatacatattaACAGTCGATATGGAAGACAGCCTATTGCTTGGCGTAGAAGGAGTCAAAAAAACGATCTTGCATGGAGGAACAAACGACATTCCCAAATTCGTCACAGGATCAAAGGTATGGCCTTGCGTTCATATGGGTGGACAATTCCCATGATTGCCCATATTGACTTGATATCCATATTTTGCTACAGAATACATCCAACTATGTATACAACATCCAGAAGACAAATGACAACCCTTAGCTTATTTTCATTATTAAGTTATAAGTTGGAACCGGGGAAATAAATATAGTGAACTCCTAAATTTGCCAACACGTGAACTGAATCAAAAACAAGTTTATTCTGCATGGTAAAATTAGCACTGCTAAATTGAGGACAGTGTACCTTAGACTAGTTTAACACCGACAATGTTCATTTAACAGTTTTTTCCCCCTTTGCAATACAAACCTACGCTACATCTGGAGTGTCAGACTCCAGCCCTCAAGGGCTACAGTCCTTCACGGTGTGCTAAGTGGTCTGATTTAACACATCTATTTTAACTCACCAGCTAGCTTATTATTAAGCCCTTCGTGGCCTGTGATGTTAGAATAAGGTGACCTGCGATTATGCGCTGACGGTCTAGTACGCATGAAGCATCTCGTGCGTCTTACACCGCCAGCGACTTTCCGAGTTTCAAGATACTGACTGACGTGCACGGAGGCGGTGGCTCGAGTCTTCTGCCTCTCCCGTGTCACACAGGTGACCTTCCACTTCCGCACCGCGCTCTGCAACGACGAGCGCACGGTGCTGGATGACAGCCGGCAGGTGGGCGTGCCCATGGAGCTGGTGATCGGGAACATGTTCAAGCTGGACGTGTGGGAGACCCTGCTGAGGTCCATGCGTGTCGGCGAGGTGGCCGAGTTCTGGTGCGACATCATCGTGAGTACCCTTTGGCCCGGCCCGCTCTTTTGGACTCACCCGGTCCGTACGAGCGGCGCTGTGTAGAAGCAGAACATCTGCGACCACAGTGAGTCCGAAGGTCACAGGTGGACAGCACCGGTACCACCAGGCTGACCTTTGGCAAACACTTCTAGGAACAAAACACCAGCTGGCTAACTAACGTCCACAACAACCTGCTGCAGACTCGAAGACCCTGCACAAACAGATTGGTCAGCGTGCTCCCTGTCTGGCGAAAGGCTCTTTGTCATTCTCTTCTTGCACATATTCATTATGGTGCTGTTCTTTCTGCACTCTGCATTGAATTAAAGTGAAAAGCAAACACATTAACCTGTGTGCATTTGCAGTCCCGGTGCTATGGTAACAGAGGGCAGCTACCACTCCAATCAGCTTCTCTTAGCCATAAGCCAGGACGTGAGCTTAAACAGCTAATGTCAGCATTATTCAGCACCGGCGGGGGGGCCGTTTGAGGGTTAGCCAGGCTGACAGCTTGGGTGACTAAAGGCGGATTAAAGTGAAGTCGCTCCACCTCCGTGTAACAACAGTTCGGTCCTGCTGCACACCGAACCTGCGTGTCCTGATACACACCACCTCTCTTAGCAACAGGGAGTCTTATCATCGATCATTCGTTTGCGGTTTCCACAACAATTCAGCAATTCTGGCAGCATGCGCTGTGTGAATATCTCAGTTCCTCTGAGAACAGTGCTCTGAACCTCTGAAGGAGGGTGTCACCGTGAGGCGTGTCTAACGGTGGCCCGCGTCCGCTTCTGCGCAGCACACCGGCCTGTACCCCATGGTGGCCAAGAGTCTGCGGCGTATAGCCGAAGGGAAGGACCCGGTGGACTGGCACGTCCACACCTGTGGCCTGGCCAACATGTTCGCCTATCACAGCCTGGGCTACGAGGACCTGGATGAGCTTCAGAAGGAACCCCAGCCTCTCATCTTCATCCTGGAGCTTCTGAAGGTCCGAGTGCGCTGACACGCATTTCCCTCCACAACAaacagtctgtcacacacacactatgtttaaCTTAATATTAAGCAAACGTGTCTTGTAGCGCCAATGGTGTGTAATGCAGAAGCTTCATATTTGCATTAATGGGAGAAGGAACTGGAATTATAAGAgcaaaataataacaacaatattgACACTTCACATGAATGGCCACTAGGCTGAGCTATGGAGTTATTTTCAGTCTAAAGTCCAGAGAGCAAGATTCCCTGCATGTGCAGCAAACCGGgcacctccccccccctctctcaccccccggCCCTGTTGAGACTGCTCGAGGCTTATTCAGCGTTGCCTGACTGTGTGTGGCGTGTAGGTGCAGCAGCCCAGCGAGTACGAGAGGGAGTCGTGGGCCTTGAGCGAcgcagagaggctgagagccGTCCCTGTGTGCCACGCCCAGGGCAACAGGCTCTACAAACAGGGCCGCTTCCAGGAGGCCACACGCAAGTACAAGGAAGGCATCCTGTGCATCAAGAACGTGCAGTCAAAGGTACGCCGGCCAGAACCCGCGTGTGACCCGAAGGAGGTGAAAATATTGCTTCTAAGAATCTTTGGCCCTGCAGTCAAGGAATGTCGAGCCTTGTTTTGAATATATTGTTTTAGAGCTAGTAAATTCTATCCAGAAGACACTGGCACGTTTTATTGACTCCAGCCCTTGTATTTGGATAtctttgtttgtatgtgtgtgtgtgtgtgtgtgtgtgtgtgtgtgttccctcagGAAAAGGCCTGGGAGGCTCCATGGTTGAAAATGGAGAAGAT
This sequence is a window from Brachyhypopomus gauderio isolate BG-103 chromosome 16, BGAUD_0.2, whole genome shotgun sequence. Protein-coding genes within it:
- the aipl1 gene encoding aryl-hydrocarbon-interacting protein-like 1 isoform X2; translated protein: MEDSLLLGVEGVKKTILHGGTNDIPKFVTGSKVTFHFRTALCNDERTVLDDSRQVGVPMELVIGNMFKLDVWETLLRSMRVGEVAEFWCDIIHTGLYPMVAKSLRRIAEGKDPVDWHVHTCGLANMFAYHSLGYEDLDELQKEPQPLIFILELLKVQQPSEYERESWALSDAERLRAVPVCHAQGNRLYKQGRFQEATRKYKEGILCIKNVQSKEKAWEAPWLKMEKMANTLTLNYCQCLLRMGEYYEVIEHTSDIINQHPE